The Terriglobia bacterium genome has a segment encoding these proteins:
- the cdd gene encoding cytidine deaminase produces the protein MSAFDTLIAAARAARENAYAPYSNFRVGAALRASSGRIFGGCNVENASYGLTVCAERVAIFKAISEGERGFDAIAVVTDAEKLTPPCGACRQLIWEFCGDVPVVLANLQGAVEVHQMRELFPRPFDASNL, from the coding sequence CCGCGGCCCGCGCCGCCCGCGAAAATGCCTACGCCCCCTACTCCAATTTCCGCGTTGGCGCCGCCTTGCGCGCCTCTTCCGGCCGCATCTTTGGCGGCTGCAACGTGGAAAACGCCTCCTATGGCCTCACCGTCTGCGCGGAGCGCGTGGCCATCTTCAAGGCCATCTCTGAAGGGGAGCGTGGCTTTGACGCCATCGCCGTGGTCACCGACGCCGAAAAGCTCACGCCGCCCTGCGGGGCCTGCCGCCAGTTGATCTGGGAATTCTGCGGCGACGTCCCGGTGGTCCTCGCCAACCTCCAAGGCGCCGTCGAAGTCCACCAGATGCGCGAACTCTTTCCCAGGCCCTTCGACGCTTCCAATCTATAG